A genomic window from Pyxidicoccus trucidator includes:
- a CDS encoding efflux RND transporter periplasmic adaptor subunit has product MKLRRVVVGAALVAPLMVGGFVLARDGNGEPPSASPARAAAPEVIVAEVVTKPLSESAEFTGTLAAVQSVELRPRVGGYLDSVRFAEGGLVKAGQVLFQLDARTYEATLARAQADLRQAEERSTLAQSRFERGEKLVAERVISQGDFDVLKAERAESRARVESARAAVRSADIDLQDTKVRAPISGRVGQALVTPGNLVSGGSAGATLLTTIVSVDPFYVYFDVDETTYLRFASAGPSGRQSDGRVHPVPVRVALLGDEGFPWEARLDFLSNRVDSGTGTARARAVLSNPDGRLTPGLFARVRLETGPARATVLIDEQAVGTDQQGRFVLVVRPDESLEQRRVELGATEGGLRSVLKGLAPGERIVLKGMARPGMKVAPKLVAMAKTQRPEGSRP; this is encoded by the coding sequence ATGAAGCTGAGACGTGTCGTGGTGGGCGCGGCCCTGGTCGCCCCGCTGATGGTGGGAGGGTTCGTCCTGGCCCGTGACGGAAACGGTGAACCGCCGTCCGCGAGCCCCGCGAGAGCGGCGGCCCCCGAAGTCATCGTGGCCGAGGTCGTCACGAAGCCGCTGTCGGAGAGCGCGGAATTCACCGGGACGCTCGCCGCCGTGCAGAGCGTCGAGCTGCGTCCCCGAGTCGGGGGCTACCTCGACTCCGTTCGCTTCGCGGAGGGAGGGCTGGTCAAGGCGGGACAGGTGCTCTTCCAACTCGACGCCCGCACCTATGAGGCCACCCTCGCGCGCGCCCAGGCGGACCTGCGTCAGGCCGAGGAGCGGAGCACCCTCGCGCAGAGCCGCTTCGAGCGCGGCGAGAAGCTGGTTGCCGAGCGGGTCATCTCCCAGGGTGACTTCGACGTGCTGAAGGCCGAGCGCGCCGAGAGCCGCGCCCGCGTCGAGTCCGCCCGCGCCGCCGTGCGCTCGGCCGACATCGACCTCCAGGACACGAAGGTCCGAGCGCCCATCAGCGGACGGGTGGGGCAGGCGCTCGTCACGCCGGGGAACCTCGTCAGCGGAGGCAGCGCCGGTGCGACGCTGCTCACCACCATCGTCTCGGTGGACCCCTTCTACGTCTACTTCGACGTGGACGAGACCACCTACCTGCGCTTCGCGAGCGCGGGGCCCTCGGGCCGGCAGTCCGACGGTCGGGTCCACCCGGTGCCCGTCCGCGTGGCCCTGCTGGGCGACGAGGGCTTCCCCTGGGAGGCCCGGCTCGACTTCCTCTCCAACCGCGTGGACTCGGGCACGGGCACCGCGCGAGCCCGCGCCGTCCTGTCCAACCCGGACGGCCGCCTCACGCCCGGCCTCTTCGCGCGTGTGCGCCTGGAGACGGGCCCGGCCCGAGCCACGGTGCTCATCGACGAGCAGGCGGTGGGGACGGACCAGCAGGGCCGCTTCGTGCTGGTGGTCCGCCCGGACGAGTCGCTGGAGCAGCGTCGGGTGGAGCTGGGCGCCACTGAAGGGGGCCTGCGCTCGGTGCTCAAGGGGCTCGCCCCCGGGGAGCGCATCGTCCTCAAGGGAATGGCCCGGCCGGGCATGAAGGTGGCACCGAAGCTGGTGGCCATGGCGAAGACGCAACGTCCCGAGGGCTCGCGCCCATGA
- a CDS encoding efflux RND transporter permease subunit — translation MKFTHFFVDRPIFAAVLSVLLLIAGGLSLVQLPLSEYPAVAPPTVVVRAAYPGANPQVIAETVAAPLEQEINGVEGMLYQSSQSTSDGRVTLTVTFAQGVDADLAQVQVQNRVARAIPRLPAEVQRLGVLTEKTSTDLLMVVHLVSPDSTLEPLYLSNYAVLQVRDVLQRIPGVGGVVVWGAGEYSMRVWLDPAKLASRKLTASDAVAAIREQNVQVAAGVVGQQPDASSAFQITVTTQGRLTDEEQFGDIVLKVGEGGQVTRLRDVARVELGASSYSLKALLDGKPAVAIGINQASGSNALEVSSAVQAKVKELSQAFPKGMEYRIAYDPTFFVRASIKNVVTTLLEAVLLVVLVVVLFLQTWRASIIPLAAVPVSLVGTAAVMHLLGFSLNTLSLFGLVLSIGIVVDDAIVVVENVERHIALGASPKEAARRAMTEVTGPIIAITSVLAAVFVPTAFMGGLTGQFYRQFALTIAISTLLSAFNSLTLSPALAGVLLRSHHGRKDALTRFMDWALGSWLFRPFNRFFDRASEGYVSAVRRVVRISVVALVIYGGLLGLTWAGFERVPKGFVPMQDKYYLVGIAQLPPAASLDRTTDVVRRMSELALAEPGVANVVAFSGLSVNGFVNAPNAAVVFTILDTFEKRTTDDLSATAIAGRLQAKFSTIQEGFTAIFPPPPVPGMGALAGFKLQLEDRAGLGPEALYEAAQALARRASEEPEVAGLMSGFEINVPQLKLDVDRVKAKTQGVPLGDIFDTLQIHLGSLYVNDFNRFGRTYQVNVQADAPYRMQPEDIGRLQVRNPRGDMVPLASLVNVVPSFGPDQVMRYNGYPSADLNGVARPGVSTGQAVAAMERVATETLPAGMSFEWTDLTYQEKLAGREGLLVFPLAILLAFLILAAQYNSWTLPLAVLLTVPMALLSAIAGVWLTGGENNIFTQIGLVVLIGLAAKNAILIVEFARSKEDEGMGVVQAALEACRLRLRPILMTSVAFIMGVVPLATATGAGAEMRQAMGVAVLAGMLGVTLFGLVLTPIFYIVIRKLELRRAEPQPAPLPPGATGAPGH, via the coding sequence ATGAAGTTCACCCACTTCTTCGTCGACCGGCCCATCTTCGCGGCCGTGCTCTCCGTCCTGCTGCTCATCGCGGGCGGACTCTCGCTGGTGCAGCTCCCCCTGAGCGAGTACCCCGCCGTCGCGCCCCCCACGGTGGTGGTGCGCGCGGCCTACCCCGGCGCCAACCCCCAGGTGATTGCCGAGACGGTGGCCGCGCCGCTGGAGCAGGAAATCAACGGCGTGGAGGGCATGCTCTACCAGTCCTCGCAGTCCACCAGCGACGGCCGGGTGACGCTGACGGTGACGTTCGCCCAGGGCGTGGACGCGGACCTCGCGCAGGTGCAGGTGCAGAACCGGGTGGCGCGCGCGATTCCGCGCCTGCCGGCGGAGGTGCAGCGGCTCGGCGTGCTCACGGAGAAGACGAGCACCGACCTCCTGATGGTGGTGCACCTCGTCTCACCGGACTCCACGCTGGAGCCCCTCTACCTCTCCAACTACGCGGTGCTCCAGGTGCGCGACGTGCTCCAGCGCATCCCCGGGGTGGGCGGCGTGGTGGTGTGGGGCGCGGGCGAGTACAGCATGCGCGTCTGGTTGGACCCGGCGAAGCTCGCCTCGCGCAAGCTCACGGCGAGTGACGCGGTGGCCGCCATCCGCGAGCAGAACGTGCAGGTGGCCGCCGGAGTCGTCGGCCAGCAGCCGGACGCCAGCTCCGCCTTCCAGATAACCGTCACCACGCAGGGCCGGCTCACCGACGAGGAGCAGTTCGGCGACATCGTCCTCAAGGTGGGAGAGGGCGGGCAGGTGACGCGCCTGCGCGACGTGGCCCGGGTGGAGCTGGGCGCCAGCAGCTACTCGCTGAAGGCCCTGCTGGACGGCAAGCCCGCGGTGGCCATCGGCATCAACCAGGCGTCTGGCTCCAACGCGCTCGAGGTGTCCTCCGCCGTGCAGGCGAAGGTGAAGGAGCTGAGCCAGGCCTTCCCCAAGGGCATGGAGTACCGCATCGCCTATGACCCGACCTTCTTCGTGCGCGCGTCCATCAAGAATGTGGTGACCACGCTGCTGGAGGCGGTGCTGCTGGTGGTGCTGGTGGTGGTGCTCTTCCTCCAGACGTGGCGCGCCTCCATCATCCCCCTGGCGGCGGTGCCGGTGTCGCTGGTGGGCACGGCGGCGGTGATGCACCTGCTGGGCTTCTCGCTCAACACGCTCTCGCTCTTCGGGCTCGTGCTCTCCATTGGAATCGTAGTGGACGACGCCATCGTCGTCGTGGAGAACGTCGAGCGGCACATCGCGCTGGGCGCCAGTCCGAAGGAGGCGGCGCGCCGGGCGATGACGGAGGTGACGGGGCCCATCATCGCCATCACCTCGGTGCTGGCGGCTGTGTTCGTGCCCACCGCCTTCATGGGCGGGCTCACCGGCCAGTTCTACCGGCAGTTCGCGCTCACCATCGCCATCTCCACCCTCCTCTCCGCCTTCAACTCGCTCACCCTGAGTCCGGCGCTGGCGGGCGTGCTGCTGCGCTCACACCACGGGCGGAAGGACGCCCTCACGCGCTTCATGGATTGGGCGCTGGGGAGCTGGCTGTTCCGGCCCTTCAACCGCTTCTTCGACCGGGCCTCGGAGGGCTACGTGAGCGCGGTGCGGCGCGTGGTGCGCATCAGCGTGGTGGCGCTCGTCATCTATGGCGGGCTCCTCGGGCTGACCTGGGCGGGCTTCGAGCGGGTGCCCAAGGGCTTCGTGCCCATGCAGGACAAGTACTACCTCGTGGGCATCGCCCAGCTCCCGCCCGCGGCCTCGCTGGACCGGACCACGGACGTGGTGCGGCGGATGTCGGAGCTGGCCCTGGCCGAGCCAGGCGTGGCGAACGTGGTGGCGTTCTCCGGCCTGTCCGTCAACGGCTTCGTCAACGCGCCCAACGCGGCGGTGGTCTTCACCATCCTCGACACCTTCGAGAAGCGCACCACGGACGACCTCTCGGCGACGGCCATCGCCGGGCGGCTCCAGGCGAAGTTCAGCACCATTCAGGAGGGCTTCACCGCCATCTTCCCGCCACCGCCGGTGCCGGGCATGGGCGCGTTGGCGGGCTTCAAGCTCCAGCTGGAAGACAGGGCAGGGCTCGGCCCGGAGGCGCTGTACGAAGCGGCGCAGGCGCTCGCGCGGCGGGCCTCGGAGGAGCCGGAGGTGGCGGGGCTGATGTCGGGCTTCGAAATCAACGTGCCCCAGCTCAAGCTCGACGTGGACCGGGTGAAGGCGAAGACGCAGGGGGTGCCGCTCGGAGACATCTTCGACACGCTGCAAATCCACTTGGGCTCGCTCTATGTGAATGACTTCAACCGCTTCGGCCGCACCTACCAGGTGAACGTGCAGGCGGATGCGCCGTACCGCATGCAGCCGGAGGACATTGGCCGGCTCCAGGTGCGCAACCCTCGGGGCGACATGGTGCCGCTGGCCTCGCTGGTGAACGTGGTGCCGTCCTTCGGGCCGGACCAGGTGATGCGCTACAACGGCTACCCGTCAGCGGACCTCAACGGGGTGGCGCGGCCGGGCGTCAGCACGGGGCAGGCGGTGGCGGCCATGGAGCGGGTCGCGACGGAGACACTCCCCGCCGGGATGAGCTTCGAGTGGACCGACCTCACCTACCAGGAGAAGCTCGCCGGCAGGGAAGGGCTGCTCGTGTTCCCGCTGGCCATCCTGCTGGCCTTCCTCATCCTCGCGGCGCAGTACAACAGCTGGACGCTGCCGCTGGCGGTGCTGCTCACCGTGCCCATGGCGCTGCTCAGCGCCATCGCGGGCGTGTGGCTCACGGGAGGGGAGAACAACATCTTCACCCAGATTGGCCTCGTGGTGCTCATCGGGCTCGCGGCGAAGAACGCCATCCTCATTGTCGAGTTCGCGCGCTCCAAGGAGGACGAGGGAATGGGCGTGGTGCAGGCGGCGCTCGAGGCGTGCCGGCTGCGGCTGCGGCCCATCCTGATGACCTCGGTGGCCTTCATCATGGGCGTGGTGCCGCTCGCGACGGCGACGGGCGCCGGAGCCGAGATGCGCCAGGCCATGGGCGTGGCGGTGCTCGCGGGGATGCTCGGGGTGACGCTGTTCGGGCTCGTGCTGACGCCCATCTTCTACATCGTCATCCGGAAGCTGGAGCTGCGCAGGGCGGAGCCCCAACCCGCCCCGCTGCCACCCGGCGCCACCGGAGCACCGGGGCACTGA
- a CDS encoding alpha/beta fold hydrolase → MVLESFQVGEGDVPTVLLHGFLGTGRNLRSLAAACSAADPRRRFLLPDLTGHGASLGMPPNADLFTLARDVVETARAQGISGAFDWVGHSLGGRVSLAASLHVPEAVRGVTLLDITPGPVPGDLSESGKVLGVLLQAPARADNRRAMRAELTGRGLSEPLADWLLMNLLTQPDGVSWRFDRQALAGLHSRVNGTDLWEAVERKGRPPMRCIRGGRAKYVSDADAERMVAAGCPVATLPESGHFVHVDAPQALLEWLLQGA, encoded by the coding sequence ATGGTCCTCGAGAGCTTCCAGGTGGGTGAGGGCGACGTGCCCACGGTGTTGCTCCACGGCTTCCTCGGGACGGGGCGGAACCTGCGCTCGCTGGCGGCGGCGTGTAGCGCGGCGGACCCTCGCCGCCGCTTCCTGCTGCCGGACCTCACCGGCCATGGCGCTTCCCTCGGCATGCCCCCGAACGCGGACCTGTTCACCCTGGCCCGCGACGTGGTGGAGACCGCGCGCGCCCAGGGCATCTCCGGCGCGTTCGACTGGGTGGGCCACTCGCTGGGCGGGCGCGTGTCGCTGGCCGCCAGCCTCCATGTGCCCGAGGCCGTCCGCGGCGTCACCCTGCTGGACATCACTCCCGGCCCCGTCCCGGGCGACTTGTCCGAGAGCGGCAAGGTGCTGGGCGTGCTCCTCCAGGCGCCCGCGCGCGCGGACAACCGCCGGGCGATGCGGGCAGAGTTGACGGGGCGCGGACTGTCCGAGCCGCTGGCGGACTGGCTGCTGATGAACCTGCTCACCCAGCCGGACGGCGTGAGCTGGCGCTTCGACCGGCAGGCGCTCGCGGGGCTGCACTCGCGCGTCAACGGCACGGACCTGTGGGAAGCAGTGGAGCGGAAGGGCCGCCCGCCCATGCGCTGCATTCGCGGCGGGCGCGCGAAGTACGTGTCGGACGCGGACGCGGAGCGCATGGTCGCCGCCGGCTGCCCCGTGGCCACGCTCCCCGAATCAGGGCACTTCGTCCATGTGGACGCGCCCCAGGCCCTGCTGGAGTGGCTGCTGCAGGGCGCATGA
- a CDS encoding nuclear transport factor 2 family protein, whose amino-acid sequence MTVSLLLLALAAAPVGGTATDPKAAVAAVLDDWHKAAAAADEPRYFGHFTADGVFMGTDATERWTRDEFRAWAKPYFSKGKAWSFKPVTRHISLSKDGALAWFDETLDTPNLGPSRGSGVLVKEGNAWKIAQYNLSVPVPNDLMSDVTKRIAEYEKSQAAAKAKPAPAPAPAPKK is encoded by the coding sequence ATGACTGTCTCCCTGTTGCTCCTCGCGCTCGCCGCCGCCCCAGTGGGTGGAACCGCCACGGACCCGAAGGCCGCCGTCGCCGCGGTGCTGGATGACTGGCACAAGGCCGCCGCCGCCGCGGACGAGCCGCGCTACTTCGGCCACTTCACCGCCGATGGCGTCTTCATGGGCACCGACGCCACCGAGCGCTGGACTCGCGACGAGTTCCGCGCCTGGGCGAAGCCCTACTTCTCCAAGGGCAAGGCGTGGAGCTTCAAGCCGGTGACGCGCCACATCTCCCTCTCGAAGGACGGCGCGCTCGCCTGGTTCGACGAGACGCTGGACACGCCCAACCTGGGCCCCAGCCGGGGCAGCGGCGTGCTGGTGAAGGAGGGCAACGCCTGGAAGATTGCCCAGTACAACCTCTCCGTGCCCGTCCCCAACGACTTGATGAGCGACGTGACGAAGCGCATCGCCGAATACGAGAAGTCGCAAGCGGCCGCGAAGGCGAAGCCGGCTCCGGCGCCCGCGCCCGCTCCGAAGAAGTAG
- a CDS encoding erythromycin esterase family protein, whose amino-acid sequence MSPFEDEQEMSPALLEGVRSAALPLSGRPADLDPLIEGIGDARFVLLGEATHGTHEFYQVRAALTRRLVSEHGFTAVAVEADWPDALRVNAFVHGEGNDRDASSALGNFQRFPKWMWRNREVQELVTWLRAHNASVGPELRAGFYGLDLYSLHASMRAVVAYLETVDPVAAQRARERYACFDRFGHEPQSYGAATAYGHADTCEDAVRAQLLELQRRAPLNARDEDPRYFAEQNARLAANAEGYYRGMYAGRHEGWNLRDTHMADTADALLAHLSRKGRHARMVIWAHNSHLGDARATQMGDQGELNLGQLLRERHGDATYNVGFTTYTGVVIAAHEWDEPGLRRRIQPAMAGSYEALFHEVGMPSFLLRMEDLGEAASGLRERRLERAIGVVYAPRTERWSHYFHADLPAQFDAVLHYDETRPLRPLDADSGHEEEDAPDTYPFGL is encoded by the coding sequence ATGAGCCCGTTCGAGGACGAGCAGGAGATGTCGCCTGCCCTGCTGGAGGGAGTCCGGTCGGCCGCGCTGCCGCTGAGTGGCAGGCCCGCGGACCTGGACCCGCTCATCGAGGGCATCGGCGACGCGCGCTTCGTGCTCCTGGGCGAGGCCACCCACGGCACCCACGAGTTCTACCAGGTCCGCGCCGCCCTCACCCGCCGCCTCGTCTCCGAGCATGGCTTCACCGCCGTGGCCGTGGAGGCGGACTGGCCGGATGCCCTGCGCGTCAACGCCTTCGTCCACGGCGAGGGCAACGACAGGGACGCCTCCAGCGCCCTGGGCAACTTCCAGCGCTTCCCGAAGTGGATGTGGCGCAACCGCGAGGTGCAGGAGCTGGTCACCTGGCTGCGCGCCCACAACGCCAGCGTGGGCCCCGAGCTCCGCGCCGGCTTCTACGGGCTGGACCTCTACAGCCTCCATGCGTCCATGCGCGCGGTGGTGGCCTACCTGGAGACGGTGGACCCCGTGGCCGCCCAGCGGGCTCGCGAGCGCTATGCGTGCTTCGACCGCTTCGGCCACGAGCCGCAGAGCTACGGCGCGGCCACCGCCTACGGCCACGCGGACACCTGCGAAGACGCGGTCCGGGCCCAGCTCCTGGAATTGCAGCGGCGCGCGCCCCTCAACGCACGGGACGAGGACCCACGCTACTTCGCCGAGCAGAACGCCCGGCTCGCCGCCAACGCGGAGGGCTACTACCGGGGCATGTACGCCGGCCGCCACGAGGGCTGGAACCTGCGCGACACGCACATGGCGGACACGGCGGACGCACTCCTCGCACACCTGTCCCGCAAGGGCCGCCACGCGCGCATGGTCATCTGGGCCCACAACTCACACCTGGGCGACGCCCGCGCTACGCAGATGGGCGACCAGGGCGAGCTGAACCTGGGCCAGTTGCTGCGCGAGCGGCACGGCGACGCCACGTACAACGTGGGCTTCACCACGTACACCGGCGTGGTCATCGCCGCGCACGAGTGGGACGAACCGGGCCTGCGGCGGCGGATTCAGCCCGCCATGGCCGGCAGCTACGAGGCCCTCTTCCACGAGGTGGGAATGCCCTCGTTCCTCCTGCGCATGGAGGATTTGGGCGAGGCCGCCAGCGGCCTGCGAGAGCGCCGGCTGGAGCGCGCCATCGGCGTCGTCTACGCCCCGCGCACCGAGCGCTGGAGCCACTACTTCCACGCGGACCTGCCCGCCCAGTTCGACGCGGTGCTGCACTATGACGAGACGCGCCCCCTCCGGCCGCTCGATGCCGACTCCGGCCACGAGGAGGAGGACGCGCCAGACACCTACCCGTTCGGTTTGTGA
- a CDS encoding caspase family protein yields the protein MMRRTTSRGWGWVAGLLATAWLGLGFAPAALAIPPTEEPGATLPGAPVVASPSGGPEVGPRSGAPTTTPTEEPGATLRRFALVVGSSEGGPGRERLRYAGSDALAMSRVLEELGGVAVADRVLLLESDRAALLGALERMKALMGEAGAPGVRRELVLYYSGHSDGDGLLPRGERFSYEDLRRALGAVPADVRIAILDSCGSGALTRYKGGVRRPAFLTDESSQVRGHAYLASSSADEVAQESDSIGASFFTHFLVTGLRGAADASGDGRVTLHEAYQFAFHETLARTERSQGGPQHAAYDIQLAGSGDLVMTDLRGSSVRLAVAEDVQGRLFVRDWGNQLVAELQKPGGRRLALGLAAGRYTFILERPTQRFEAELSVSSKGGAELRSEHFVPVSLTRTAARGGEPVVAGLPEAPGVDVPTVPFNVSLVPPLATSTLWGGSGINHLALGALAVRSTQLKGLGAAGGVGWVDGTMEGVQVSGVANVAGGEVAGLQLAIGGNLAFAGGTGGQMSAGFNSAEGDYTGFQLSTTANRAAAKLRGFQAAAGINLAERLAGAQVGLINISGDVSGAQVGLINVAADVRGVQLGLINIADDVSVPIGILSIVRKGRLAFEATSDDALPLAVSIKYGSRTVYVLVTEGVRIENRSVRTLTLMGLGVHFPLAEAERYYLDVDLSTQFIGGDGAGSLSRLRAMVGWELKRRFAVFAGVSLNLYEPSDEGEELDPSLLPQWNLGRGPDATQVWPGLLFGVRI from the coding sequence ATGATGAGACGCACCACATCGCGTGGGTGGGGATGGGTGGCCGGCCTGCTGGCCACGGCGTGGCTGGGGCTCGGCTTCGCGCCGGCTGCCCTCGCTATTCCGCCCACCGAGGAGCCCGGGGCCACGCTTCCCGGCGCCCCGGTCGTAGCGTCCCCCAGCGGAGGGCCGGAGGTAGGACCGCGCAGCGGCGCTCCCACCACAACGCCCACCGAGGAGCCCGGGGCCACGCTGCGCCGCTTCGCGCTCGTCGTCGGCTCCAGCGAGGGCGGCCCGGGCCGCGAGCGGCTGCGCTACGCGGGCTCGGACGCGCTGGCCATGTCCCGAGTGCTGGAGGAGCTCGGCGGCGTGGCGGTGGCGGACCGGGTGCTGCTGCTGGAGTCGGACCGCGCCGCCTTGCTGGGCGCGCTGGAGCGGATGAAGGCGCTGATGGGAGAAGCCGGTGCGCCGGGAGTGCGGCGTGAGCTGGTGCTGTACTACTCGGGCCACTCGGACGGGGACGGCCTGCTGCCGCGCGGCGAGCGCTTCTCCTACGAAGACTTGCGGCGCGCGCTGGGCGCGGTGCCGGCGGACGTGCGCATCGCCATCCTCGACTCGTGCGGCTCCGGCGCGCTCACCCGGTACAAGGGCGGAGTGCGCCGGCCCGCCTTCCTCACGGACGAGTCGTCGCAGGTACGGGGCCACGCCTACCTCGCCTCCAGCTCCGCGGACGAGGTGGCGCAGGAGTCCGACAGCATCGGCGCCTCCTTCTTCACCCACTTCCTCGTCACCGGCCTGCGCGGCGCGGCGGACGCCAGCGGCGATGGGCGGGTGACGCTGCACGAGGCCTACCAGTTCGCCTTCCACGAGACGCTGGCGCGCACCGAGCGCTCGCAGGGTGGACCGCAGCACGCGGCCTACGACATCCAGCTCGCGGGCAGCGGCGACCTGGTGATGACGGACCTGCGCGGCTCCAGCGTGCGGCTCGCGGTGGCGGAGGACGTGCAGGGCCGCCTCTTCGTGCGCGACTGGGGCAACCAGCTCGTCGCGGAGCTGCAGAAGCCCGGAGGCCGGCGGCTCGCGCTGGGGCTGGCGGCGGGCCGCTACACCTTCATCCTGGAGCGCCCCACGCAGCGCTTCGAGGCCGAGCTGTCGGTGTCCTCCAAGGGCGGCGCGGAGCTGCGCTCGGAGCACTTCGTCCCGGTGTCGCTCACGCGCACGGCGGCGCGCGGTGGCGAGCCTGTCGTGGCCGGGCTCCCCGAGGCCCCCGGGGTGGACGTACCCACGGTGCCCTTCAACGTGTCGCTGGTGCCGCCGCTGGCCACCAGCACGCTGTGGGGTGGCAGCGGCATCAACCACCTGGCCCTGGGCGCGCTGGCGGTGCGCTCGACGCAGCTGAAGGGCCTGGGCGCGGCTGGCGGGGTGGGGTGGGTGGACGGGACGATGGAGGGCGTGCAGGTGTCGGGCGTCGCCAACGTCGCGGGCGGCGAGGTGGCGGGCTTGCAGCTGGCGATTGGCGGCAACCTCGCCTTCGCGGGCGGGACGGGCGGCCAGATGTCCGCCGGCTTCAACAGCGCGGAGGGCGACTACACCGGCTTCCAGCTCAGCACCACGGCCAACCGCGCGGCGGCGAAGCTGCGAGGCTTCCAGGCCGCCGCGGGCATCAACCTGGCCGAGCGGCTCGCCGGGGCGCAGGTGGGGCTCATCAACATCTCCGGGGACGTCTCCGGCGCGCAGGTGGGCCTCATCAACGTGGCGGCGGACGTGCGGGGCGTGCAATTGGGGCTCATCAACATCGCGGACGACGTGTCGGTGCCCATCGGCATCCTGAGCATCGTCCGCAAGGGGCGGCTGGCCTTCGAGGCGACGTCCGATGACGCCCTCCCGCTGGCGGTGAGCATCAAGTACGGCAGCCGCACCGTCTACGTGCTGGTCACCGAGGGCGTGCGCATCGAGAACCGCTCCGTGCGCACCCTCACCCTGATGGGCCTGGGCGTGCACTTCCCGCTGGCCGAGGCGGAGCGGTACTACCTGGACGTGGACCTCTCCACGCAGTTCATCGGCGGGGACGGTGCCGGCTCGCTGAGTCGGCTGCGGGCCATGGTGGGCTGGGAGCTGAAGCGGCGCTTCGCCGTCTTCGCGGGCGTCTCGCTCAACCTCTACGAGCCGTCCGATGAGGGGGAAGAGCTGGACCCCAGTCTGCTGCCGCAGTGGAACCTGGGGCGCGGGCCGGACGCGACGCAGGTGTGGCCCGGCCTCCTGTTCGGCGTGCGCATCTGA